One Dioscorea cayenensis subsp. rotundata cultivar TDr96_F1 chromosome 15, TDr96_F1_v2_PseudoChromosome.rev07_lg8_w22 25.fasta, whole genome shotgun sequence genomic region harbors:
- the LOC120277602 gene encoding uncharacterized protein LOC120277602, translating into MAEKIPNCKIMGYPHIKSRMRTLKSQFRELKEMRSQSGFGWDDANKCVTCEDDVWYSWLKSHKEAAGLRNKHFPYFDELAIIFGKDQATGDGAEFASESVEALERENLTLTAAKAASEAHEAMKNMVEDDYFSVDIELENECVFISENACDDSSNASCKKSKAQEKMQGELSVPPKKQKKQRSTKDPIDDSFSKHMERFYDICDGAKQEIGPY; encoded by the exons ATGGCTGAAAAGATCCCCAACTGCAAAATCATGGGTTATCCTCATATTAAATCTAGGATGAGGACACTTAAATCACAATTTAGAGAACTAAAGGAGATGAGGAGCCAATCTGGGTTTGGATGGGATGATGCAAACAAATGTGTAACCTGTGAGGATGATGTATGGTATTCTTGGTTGAAG AGTCACAAAGAGGCCGCTGGACTTAGAAACAAGCACTTCCCTTACTTTGATGAGCTAGCAATCATTTTTGGGAAGGATCAAGCAACTGGAGATGGAGCAGAATTTGCAAGTGAATCTGTGGAAGCTTTAGAAAGGGAGAACTTAACACTCACAGCAGCCAAAGCAGCTTCTGAAGCTCATgaagcaatgaaaaacatggtTGAAGATGACTACTTTAGTGTGGATATTGAGTTAGAAAATGAGTGTGTCTTCATCTCTGAAAATGCTTGCGATGACTCCTCAAATGCTTCATGCAAAAAAAGTAAGGCACAAGAGAAAATGCAAGGTGAATTAAGTGTTCCTccaaaaaaacagaagaaacaGAGATCAACTAAGGATCCAATTGACGATTCCTTCTCCAAGCACATGGAAAGATTTTACGATATTTGTGATGGAGCAAAGCAAGAGATAG GACCTTATTAA